One part of the Oceanihabitans sp. IOP_32 genome encodes these proteins:
- a CDS encoding DUF2892 domain-containing protein, translated as MLNTYFRVIVGFMVLLSVVLTTFVHPNWMWFTVFIGVNLIQSAFTKWCLLETILMKLGVKKGGGSCAVPTSKDS; from the coding sequence ATGTTAAATACATATTTTAGAGTTATTGTTGGTTTCATGGTCTTGTTAAGTGTGGTATTAACCACTTTTGTTCACCCCAATTGGATGTGGTTTACGGTGTTTATAGGTGTGAATTTAATTCAATCGGCCTTTACAAAATGGTGCTTATTAGAAACCATTTTAATGAAACTTGGCGTTAAAAAAGGTGGCGGAAGCTGTGCTGTACCAACATCTAAAGACAGTTAA
- a CDS encoding efflux RND transporter periplasmic adaptor subunit, with translation MKNILYKTVLLSLIFTLFSCGEKSSQSTENESDDRATENEHIQVTQAQFQQSNMSLAQLEEKSFPTLVNVNGMIDVPPANRAVVSATMGGYIKTAPLLVGDKVRKGQVLLSIENPEFISMQQQYMEVNGQLTYLKSEYDRQTTMKAENITSQKSFLKAESDYKSALARHTGLEKQLRMLNISPSQVRAGIISSVVNMYAPVSGSVTKINVTKGAYVSPATEILEIIDNKHIHLELSVFEKDIMKVKKGQEITFKIPEVSTEAFKATVYLVGTTIMDNRTITVHAHINDEANHNFLTGMFVEAVIVTASNSAKALPSESVIEVDGTSYVLVLNKKEGDTYYFSQEKVKVIASYEGFSKIENIDNFSENTKFLAKGAFSLVEN, from the coding sequence ATGAAGAATATTCTATATAAAACAGTCCTTTTAAGCTTGATCTTTACCCTTTTTAGTTGTGGCGAAAAAAGCAGTCAATCTACAGAAAACGAGTCTGACGATAGGGCTACGGAAAATGAACATATTCAAGTCACACAAGCGCAATTTCAACAAAGTAACATGAGTTTAGCTCAGCTTGAAGAAAAGTCGTTTCCAACCCTTGTGAATGTAAACGGAATGATTGATGTACCACCAGCAAATAGGGCAGTAGTAAGTGCTACCATGGGTGGTTATATTAAAACAGCACCATTACTTGTGGGTGATAAAGTGCGTAAAGGACAGGTATTATTAAGCATAGAAAACCCTGAGTTTATTAGTATGCAACAGCAGTATATGGAGGTTAATGGACAGCTTACGTATTTAAAATCGGAATACGACAGACAAACAACCATGAAAGCTGAAAACATAACCTCTCAGAAAAGTTTTCTTAAAGCAGAGAGTGATTATAAAAGTGCTTTAGCAAGACATACGGGATTGGAAAAACAATTACGAATGTTGAATATTTCCCCATCACAAGTAAGGGCCGGAATAATCAGTTCGGTCGTTAATATGTATGCACCTGTTTCTGGTAGTGTTACAAAAATAAATGTTACAAAAGGAGCGTATGTGTCGCCAGCAACCGAGATTTTAGAAATTATAGATAATAAGCATATCCATTTGGAGCTTTCGGTTTTTGAAAAAGATATTATGAAAGTAAAAAAGGGGCAAGAGATTACTTTTAAAATCCCTGAGGTTTCCACAGAAGCATTTAAAGCTACAGTGTATTTAGTGGGCACCACTATTATGGACAACAGAACCATTACGGTGCATGCACATATTAATGATGAAGCCAATCACAACTTTTTAACAGGCATGTTTGTAGAAGCGGTAATAGTAACAGCATCAAATTCCGCGAAAGCGCTACCAAGCGAATCTGTTATTGAAGTCGATGGCACGTCTTATGTTTTAGTTCTGAATAAGAAAGAAGGCGATACCTACTATTTTAGTCAAGAGAAAGTTAAGGTAATAGCGAGCTATGAAGGTTTTTCGAAAATAGAGAATATTGATAATTTTTCTGAAAACACTAAATTTCTAGCTAAAGGGGCGTTTAGTTTAGTAGAGAATTAA
- a CDS encoding CusA/CzcA family heavy metal efflux RND transporter, which produces MLSYIINFSLKNKIIVLLFTTFIIGFGIYSLSQIPIGAVPDITNNQVQVITTSRNLSTEDMEQFITYPVELEMANLPGVIEIRSISKFGLSVVTIVFEDDMGSYLPRQLIAEKIKSAAEKIPEGFGSPEMGPITTGLGEIYQYILDVKPEFKDQYTVEDLRTIQDWVVKRQLSGIPGVVEVNTWGGFLKQYEVAINTEKLNAMNISAREIFTALEMNNSVSGGGYIEKVNQAYFIRGEGLITSLDDIKNIVVKNTNGMPIYIKDVAQVGFGRATRFGAITGNGEGEKVLGQVMMLKDANSKKVIDAVKIRVDEISKSLPEGVFINAFLDRSELINKTTYTVTENLVLGCLIVIFVVVLLLGNWRSGLVVASIIPLCLLFALSLMYLFGVDANLMSLGAIDFGIIIDGAVIIVEFVAFKITKQKLTINALPKIERQSLKDKITFSGTSKMMNSAIFGQLVILIVFIPILSLSGVEGKMFKPMALTFSFALIGAMILCFTYVPVVASLVLKPSKATDKNIAVRIMKWVTRWYDPVIDWALRSKKLVLSIAIVLLGFSVYLYSTMGGEFVPTLDEGDFVIQPVLKTGTSLRNTVEITTQIEKILLEFPEVNQVVTRIGAAEVPTDPMSMEESDVIIVLNPKGEWTSAASKDELADKFKEALAIIPGMEVEFTQPIEMRFNELITGVRADIAIKIFGDDLEILAQKGSEIGELIQGVAGAADISVEKIAGLPEMSVQYNRSKIARYGLNIQDLNDMVSMGFAGKTAGSVFEGEKRFDLVVRLEQEKRQGIEDLKNLYIDLPSGGKIPLSELADISFKTGAAQISRDDTRRRIVVGINVRNRDLQSVADDVQALINDNIKLPVGYTITYGGQFENLQSAKARLMIAVPVALILIFVLLYFALKSVKEALIVYSAIPLAAVGGIILLWLRDMPFSISAGVGFIALFGVAVLNGIVLIEHFKELKTQGFKSMDALIKQGTKDRLRAVLLTASSTALGLLPMAVSTNVGAEVQRPLATVVIGGVFTATLLTLVVLPVLYAHFNTPKEDKKRTNKNNMVGLSVVALLLSIPAMAQQNPQTLDDLIPLAIENNAGLQANRLETQQFDALINSAFSFDKTQVYYEFDENNLAVNNEPLQIFGIQQDFKFPTVYFSEKKMNKARYNITSSRYDIEEKAIKREVTAAYYNYQIAREKEQVYKTLDSLYTNFSQIAARRFELGETNYLEKITAASKQKQINLNYLQAQKEVTAAYANVIKVVQADEALVIASQPSLKVPLQTLEINGSAETAFYQNRIALLQAERRFEKQQLLPDISLNYFQGSNSELKGHLYGYQLGLKIPLFFSGQASKIKASKIAEQVAVSESKDYEIQINAKFNALKLALSQLQEALYYYENEGDTLSEEILKTAHSSFENGEIDFYQYIQSLESAYQIKLGYLEELSAYNQTVIAINYLTL; this is translated from the coding sequence ATGCTATCGTATATTATAAATTTTAGTTTAAAGAACAAAATTATTGTTCTTCTATTCACCACTTTTATTATAGGTTTTGGGATCTATTCTTTATCGCAAATCCCTATTGGTGCTGTACCAGATATTACCAACAATCAGGTTCAGGTTATTACCACTTCTCGTAATCTTTCCACCGAAGATATGGAGCAATTTATTACCTATCCTGTGGAGTTAGAAATGGCGAACTTGCCGGGTGTTATCGAGATTCGTTCCATTTCAAAGTTTGGATTATCGGTGGTCACCATCGTTTTTGAAGACGATATGGGAAGTTATCTCCCCCGACAACTTATTGCTGAAAAAATTAAATCGGCTGCCGAAAAAATCCCAGAAGGTTTTGGCTCTCCAGAAATGGGCCCTATTACCACAGGGCTCGGCGAAATATACCAATACATTCTAGATGTAAAGCCAGAGTTTAAAGACCAATACACAGTTGAAGATTTGCGTACCATTCAAGATTGGGTGGTTAAACGACAGCTTTCTGGTATTCCTGGCGTTGTTGAGGTGAATACTTGGGGTGGCTTTTTAAAACAATACGAAGTCGCCATCAATACCGAAAAATTAAACGCGATGAATATTTCTGCCCGTGAGATTTTTACGGCTTTAGAAATGAATAACAGTGTTTCTGGTGGCGGTTATATTGAAAAAGTAAATCAAGCCTATTTTATTCGTGGCGAAGGTCTAATCACGTCTCTAGACGATATTAAAAATATTGTGGTAAAAAACACCAACGGCATGCCAATTTACATAAAAGATGTCGCACAAGTGGGTTTTGGTAGGGCTACACGCTTTGGCGCGATTACGGGTAACGGTGAAGGCGAAAAGGTTCTCGGGCAAGTTATGATGCTTAAAGATGCCAACTCCAAAAAAGTAATCGATGCCGTTAAAATACGTGTTGATGAGATATCAAAATCTCTACCAGAAGGTGTTTTTATTAATGCTTTTCTGGATAGAAGTGAGCTTATAAATAAAACCACTTATACCGTCACCGAAAATTTGGTTTTAGGCTGTTTAATCGTGATTTTTGTAGTGGTATTGCTGCTAGGTAATTGGCGTTCTGGCCTTGTAGTGGCTTCCATTATTCCTTTGTGTTTGCTTTTTGCATTGTCCTTAATGTACCTATTTGGCGTCGATGCCAATTTAATGAGCTTGGGGGCTATAGATTTTGGTATTATCATTGATGGAGCCGTTATTATTGTAGAGTTTGTGGCTTTTAAAATTACAAAGCAAAAATTAACTATTAACGCATTACCTAAAATTGAAAGACAAAGTTTAAAAGATAAGATCACCTTTTCGGGGACCTCAAAAATGATGAATTCTGCCATCTTCGGGCAACTTGTTATTCTTATTGTGTTTATTCCCATTTTATCACTAAGCGGCGTAGAAGGTAAAATGTTTAAACCTATGGCACTCACCTTTAGTTTTGCACTTATTGGCGCCATGATACTTTGTTTTACTTATGTTCCGGTGGTCGCATCTTTGGTTTTAAAACCTTCTAAGGCCACAGATAAAAACATCGCTGTTAGGATAATGAAATGGGTTACTAGATGGTACGATCCGGTTATCGATTGGGCATTGCGTAGTAAAAAGTTAGTGTTAAGTATTGCGATTGTATTATTAGGGTTTTCGGTGTATTTATACTCAACTATGGGAGGTGAATTTGTGCCCACTCTGGATGAAGGCGATTTTGTAATTCAACCCGTATTAAAAACAGGAACCTCACTGCGTAATACGGTAGAAATAACCACCCAAATTGAAAAGATACTTTTAGAGTTTCCCGAAGTTAATCAAGTGGTTACCCGTATTGGTGCTGCCGAGGTGCCAACAGACCCGATGTCTATGGAAGAGAGCGATGTTATTATTGTGTTAAATCCTAAAGGCGAATGGACATCGGCAGCTTCAAAAGATGAACTGGCCGATAAGTTTAAAGAAGCATTGGCCATTATTCCCGGTATGGAAGTCGAATTTACACAGCCTATCGAAATGCGTTTTAACGAGCTTATTACTGGTGTTCGTGCCGATATAGCCATTAAGATTTTTGGTGACGATTTAGAAATTTTAGCTCAAAAAGGAAGTGAAATAGGTGAGCTAATACAAGGTGTTGCAGGTGCTGCAGATATATCTGTTGAAAAAATTGCAGGATTACCAGAAATGAGCGTACAATACAACCGTTCTAAAATTGCGAGATACGGACTTAACATTCAAGACCTGAATGATATGGTGTCTATGGGATTTGCTGGAAAAACCGCAGGAAGTGTTTTTGAAGGCGAAAAACGTTTTGATTTGGTTGTAAGACTAGAACAAGAAAAACGTCAAGGTATTGAGGATTTAAAAAACTTGTATATCGATTTGCCTTCCGGCGGAAAAATACCCTTAAGTGAATTAGCAGATATTAGTTTTAAAACTGGAGCTGCACAAATTTCTCGCGATGATACCAGACGGCGAATTGTAGTAGGTATAAACGTGCGTAACCGCGATTTACAGTCGGTTGCAGACGATGTGCAAGCCTTAATAAACGACAATATAAAACTACCTGTAGGCTATACCATTACTTACGGCGGCCAGTTTGAAAATTTACAAAGTGCCAAAGCAAGATTAATGATTGCTGTTCCTGTAGCGCTTATTTTAATATTTGTGCTACTGTATTTTGCGCTTAAATCGGTTAAAGAAGCGCTTATTGTGTACTCGGCAATTCCACTAGCGGCCGTAGGTGGTATCATATTGTTATGGCTTCGAGATATGCCTTTTAGTATCTCGGCAGGTGTTGGCTTTATTGCCCTTTTTGGTGTCGCTGTGCTTAATGGAATCGTTTTAATTGAACATTTTAAAGAACTAAAAACTCAAGGATTTAAAAGTATGGACGCCCTAATAAAACAAGGTACAAAAGATAGATTACGCGCTGTATTATTAACAGCATCGTCCACAGCACTGGGCTTATTGCCTATGGCGGTTTCAACCAATGTTGGGGCAGAGGTGCAACGCCCTTTAGCAACGGTGGTAATTGGTGGCGTGTTTACGGCTACATTATTAACTTTAGTGGTATTGCCGGTGTTATACGCCCATTTTAATACGCCTAAAGAAGATAAAAAACGCACGAATAAAAATAATATGGTGGGTCTAAGTGTCGTAGCCTTATTACTTTCAATACCGGCAATGGCGCAGCAAAACCCTCAAACTTTAGACGATTTAATACCTTTAGCTATAGAGAATAATGCGGGATTACAAGCAAACCGACTGGAAACACAACAATTTGATGCTTTAATTAATTCGGCTTTTAGTTTCGATAAAACGCAAGTGTATTATGAGTTTGATGAAAATAATTTAGCGGTGAATAATGAACCGCTTCAAATTTTCGGGATTCAGCAAGACTTTAAATTCCCAACGGTTTATTTTTCAGAAAAGAAGATGAATAAAGCGCGTTATAATATCACATCAAGTCGTTATGATATTGAAGAAAAAGCCATAAAACGAGAGGTAACTGCGGCTTATTACAACTATCAAATTGCTAGAGAAAAAGAACAAGTCTATAAAACGCTAGACAGTTTATATACTAACTTTTCTCAAATTGCAGCTAGACGTTTTGAATTGGGTGAAACCAATTATTTAGAGAAGATTACCGCAGCCTCTAAGCAGAAACAAATTAATCTAAATTATTTGCAAGCACAAAAAGAGGTTACAGCCGCTTATGCAAATGTTATAAAAGTTGTTCAAGCAGATGAAGCACTGGTTATTGCCTCCCAGCCTTCATTAAAAGTGCCACTACAGACTTTAGAAATTAACGGCAGTGCAGAAACGGCATTTTATCAAAATAGAATTGCCTTGTTGCAAGCCGAACGTCGTTTTGAAAAACAACAATTGCTGCCAGACATTAGCCTTAATTATTTTCAGGGGTCCAATTCAGAATTAAAAGGCCATTTGTACGGCTACCAATTGGGTTTAAAAATACCCTTGTTTTTTAGCGGACAAGCCTCTAAAATTAAAGCTTCTAAAATAGCTGAACAGGTTGCTGTATCAGAATCTAAAGACTACGAGATTCAGATTAACGCCAAGTTTAATGCGCTTAAGTTGGCTTTGTCTCAGCTTCAAGAGGCTTTGTATTATTATGAAAATGAAGGTGATACACTTTCTGAAGAAATTTTAAAAACCGCACATAGCAGTTTTGAAAACGGTGAAATTGATTTTTATCAATACATTCAAAGTTTAGAAAGTGCTTACCAGATAAAATTAGGTTATCTGGAGGAGTTAAGTGCATACAATCAAACCGTTATTGCTATAAATTACCTAACCTTATAA
- a CDS encoding Hsp20/alpha crystallin family protein, with amino-acid sequence MSALLNPRKRKLFEGQTLSPWASNFLTPWNAMFFNTGLDSLTRFEDFIDPDSHMPAMNIEERKNNFKIEFAAPGFDKKDFEVTIEDDVLHVSGEKEQEEGNNDDNFSRKEFNYTTFKRSMALPVSVDLDQDVKASYKNGILKIKLSKLEAVDHKQASKKVIEVH; translated from the coding sequence ATGTCAGCATTATTAAATCCAAGAAAGAGAAAATTATTTGAAGGCCAAACGTTATCCCCATGGGCAAGTAACTTTTTAACACCTTGGAATGCTATGTTTTTCAACACTGGTTTAGACAGCCTTACCAGATTTGAAGATTTTATTGACCCCGATAGCCACATGCCAGCAATGAACATTGAAGAGCGCAAAAACAATTTTAAAATTGAATTTGCGGCACCCGGATTCGATAAAAAGGATTTTGAAGTAACTATTGAAGACGATGTGCTTCATGTTTCTGGCGAAAAAGAACAAGAAGAAGGGAATAACGACGATAATTTTTCTCGTAAAGAGTTTAATTATACTACTTTTAAAAGGTCTATGGCTCTGCCAGTTTCGGTAGATTTAGATCAAGATGTTAAAGCGTCTTATAAGAATGGGATTTTAAAAATTAAGTTGTCTAAATTAGAAGCAGTTGACCACAAACAAGCTTCTAAAAAAGTGATTGAAGTTCACTAA